One Rosa chinensis cultivar Old Blush chromosome 5, RchiOBHm-V2, whole genome shotgun sequence genomic region harbors:
- the LOC112164521 gene encoding NAC domain-containing protein 72, translated as MGVPETDPLSQLSLPPGFRFYPTDEELLVQYLCRKVAGYQFNLQIIGEIDLYKFDPWVLPSKAIFGEKEWYFFSPRDRKYPNGSRPNRVAGSGYWKATGTDKIITTEGRKVGIKKALVFYVGKAPKGTKTNWIMHEYRLIEPSRKNGSSKLDEWVLCRIYKKNSSSSAVVQKPMSTMANVPSKEQSCNGSSSECSSQLDDVLEWLPEIEDRFFTLPRINSLKALPQQQEDNKLNLQNLGNLGSGNFDWASLAGLNPVQEVVPNTQAQLNYNNDFYVPSIPPLCHVESPPERMGRKMEEEVQSGLKTQRVENSGLFQQNSNLFTHNMRTPIDTYGLGTRFGLAGPGFSYGCEK; from the exons ATGGGCGTGCCGGAAACCGACCCTCTTTCTCAGCTAAGCTTGCCGCCGGGGTTTCGGTTCTATCCTACAGACGAGGAGCTTCTCGTTCAGTATCTATGCCGGAAGGTTGCTGGGTACCAATTCAACTTGCAGATTATTGGTGAAATTGACCTATACAAGTTCGATCCTTGGGTTCTACCAA GCAAAGCCATTTTTGGTGAGAAGGAATGGTATTTTTTCAGTCCAAGGGACCGGAAGTACCCGAACGGGTCACGGCCCAATCGGGTAGCCGGGTCCGGGTACTGGAAGGCCACCGGTACCGATAAGATCATCACCACCGAAGGTCGGAAAGTTGGAATCAAGAAGGCGCTTGTGTTTTATGTCGGCAAAGCTCCGAAAGGAACCAAAACCAATTGGATTATGCACGAGTACCGCCTCATAGAGCCTTCACGCAAAAATGGCAGCTCAAAG TTGGATGAATGGGTGCTGTGTCGTATTTACAAGAAGAACTCCAGCTCGAGCGCAGTAGTACAGAAGCCGATGTCGACGATGGCAAACGTTCCGAGCAAAGAGCAGAGCTGCAACGGCTCGTCGTCCGAGTGCTCTTCGCAATTGGACGACGTGCTCGAGTGGCTGCCGGAGATTGAGGACAGGTTCTTCACTCTGCCGCGAATCAACTCGCTTAAGGCTCTACCCCAGCAGCAGGAGGACAACAAGCTCAATCTTCAGAATCTGGGGAATCTCGGGTCGGGCAATTTCGACTGGGCGAGTCTAGCCGGGCTCAACCCGGTGCAGGAAGTAGTTCCCAATACCCAAGCCCAGCTAAATTACAACAATGACTTCTATGTCCCTTCGATCCCGCCTCTCTGCCACGTGGAATCGCCGCCGGAGAGGATGGGAAGGAAAATGGAGGAGGAGGTGCAGAGTGGACTCAAAACTCAGCGAGTTGAAAACTCGGGATTGTTCCAGCAGAACTCGAACCTGTTCACGCACAACATGCGCACCCCGATTGACACTTACGGGTTGGGCACCCGATTCGGcctggccgggccgggtttcagCTACGGCTGTGAAAAgtga